From a region of the Microterricola gilva genome:
- a CDS encoding DUF3046 domain-containing protein, which yields MRRSEFNLAMATEFGDAYAAVVLNDLVLPTLGNRSGEQALRAGTPPREVWLALCEATDVPSERRYGVGLPKPASAR from the coding sequence ATGCGTCGAAGTGAGTTCAACCTGGCCATGGCCACCGAGTTCGGTGACGCCTACGCGGCCGTAGTGCTGAATGACCTCGTGCTGCCCACCCTCGGCAACCGCAGCGGCGAACAGGCCCTCCGCGCCGGTACCCCGCCGCGCGAGGTGTGGCTGGCGCTCTGCGAGGCCACCGACGTGCCGAGCGAGCGACGCTACGGCGTCGGGCTGCCGAAGCCGGCTTCCGCCCGCTGA
- a CDS encoding tripartite tricarboxylate transporter permease, which yields MDSVNGLLEGFSTALQPMYLLYALFGVFIGTAVGVLPGIGPAMTVALLLPLTYTLDPTGALIVFAGIYYGGMYGGSTTSILLNTPGESASIVTALEGNRMAKAGRGATALATAAIGSFVAGTIATVLLTFLAPGIAKLAVQLGPSDYFALMVVAFLTVGALLGSSVPRGLVSLGLGLVLGLVGTEVLTGQQRFTFGVPSLADGIDVVLIAVGLFALGETLFVASRLRNGPIHLVPVSGSWRSWMSKEDFKRSWRPWLRGTAIGFPIGTIPAGGADVATFLSYAGERKLAKGAAREQFGRGAIEGVAGPEAANNAAAAGVLVPLLTLGLPTTATAAIIISAFQSYGIRPGPMLFETQSGLVWALIASLYIGNVMLLVLNLPLIGMWVKVLQIPRPYLYAGILAFAGLGAYALHFNVFDTVTLFVVGLIGFFMRRYGYPVAPMVVGGILGPMAEEQLRKAMAISQGDLLYLVHSPFSWITYGSMAAIILAGIWLKHRRARYESTPLMSTEAVAVQHATSSSNAE from the coding sequence ATGGATAGCGTCAACGGACTGTTGGAGGGCTTCAGCACCGCCCTCCAGCCGATGTATCTGCTCTACGCACTTTTCGGCGTCTTCATCGGCACCGCCGTCGGAGTGCTGCCGGGCATCGGCCCCGCGATGACGGTTGCGCTGCTTCTGCCGCTGACCTACACGCTGGACCCAACCGGTGCACTGATCGTCTTTGCTGGCATCTATTACGGCGGCATGTACGGCGGTTCGACGACGTCGATTCTGCTCAACACCCCCGGAGAGTCGGCGTCGATCGTCACCGCGCTCGAGGGCAATCGCATGGCGAAGGCCGGGCGCGGGGCCACGGCGCTCGCGACGGCGGCGATCGGCTCTTTCGTCGCCGGCACCATCGCAACGGTGCTGCTCACCTTCCTGGCTCCGGGCATCGCGAAGCTGGCGGTCCAACTCGGGCCTTCCGACTACTTCGCACTCATGGTCGTCGCGTTCCTCACGGTTGGCGCACTTCTCGGCTCCAGCGTTCCGCGTGGGCTGGTTTCTCTCGGACTCGGCCTGGTGCTTGGGCTCGTCGGCACCGAGGTGCTCACGGGGCAGCAGCGGTTCACCTTCGGCGTCCCGAGCCTGGCCGACGGCATCGACGTGGTCCTGATCGCCGTCGGCCTGTTCGCGCTGGGGGAGACTCTCTTCGTGGCGTCCCGCCTGCGCAACGGGCCGATCCACCTCGTTCCCGTGAGCGGCAGCTGGCGCAGTTGGATGAGCAAGGAGGACTTCAAGCGCTCGTGGCGGCCGTGGCTGCGGGGGACGGCGATCGGTTTCCCGATCGGGACGATTCCCGCAGGCGGCGCGGATGTCGCGACGTTCCTGTCCTACGCCGGTGAACGCAAGCTCGCCAAGGGCGCAGCCAGAGAGCAGTTCGGCCGCGGCGCGATCGAAGGCGTCGCCGGCCCGGAGGCGGCCAACAACGCGGCGGCGGCCGGCGTGCTCGTGCCTCTGCTCACGCTGGGGCTTCCGACGACGGCAACGGCGGCGATCATCATCTCGGCGTTCCAGAGCTACGGCATCCGCCCGGGTCCCATGCTGTTCGAAACCCAGTCGGGCCTCGTCTGGGCGTTGATCGCCAGCCTGTACATCGGCAACGTCATGCTGCTCGTGCTCAACCTGCCGCTCATCGGAATGTGGGTCAAGGTGCTGCAGATCCCGCGCCCCTACCTCTACGCGGGAATTCTGGCGTTCGCGGGGCTCGGCGCTTACGCGCTGCACTTCAACGTCTTCGACACCGTGACCCTCTTCGTCGTCGGGCTCATCGGCTTCTTCATGCGCCGCTACGGCTACCCGGTGGCGCCGATGGTCGTCGGCGGCATCCTCGGCCCGATGGCCGAGGAGCAACTGCGCAAGGCGATGGCCATCAGCCAAGGCGATCTGCTCTACCTCGTGCACAGTCCGTTCTCGTGGATCACCTACGGGTCGATGGCCGCCATCATCCTCGCCGGCATCTGGTTGAAGCACCGTCGCGCTCGCTATGAGTCGACGCCGCTGATGTCGACGGAGGCCGTGGCCGTGCAACACGCGACGTCCTCGAGCAATGCGGAATAG
- a CDS encoding Bug family tripartite tricarboxylate transporter substrate binding protein, with translation MRSHSRPNTTATIPTRLGTRLLRTGVVALAAISLAACSTPAASVGTAEEPAAEAVSFDSISVIAPADPGGGWDQTARAISQVFTDEKLVASAPVTNIGGAGGTVGLAALANEKDPATLMVTGLVMVGAVETNQSASRIEDTVPIAKMTEEALVLVVPASSPYKTTSDLVDAIIKDGAGVAVTGGSAGGADHILAGMLLTEAGIPAEDITSKLNYIANSGGGEAVTMLLGNTVQAGISGVGEFVEQINAGELRALAVSSPERVELLPDTETLIESGYDVEMTNWRGLVAPGGISDEEKAALVETVTAMHGSAAWEAVLAEKGWADAFVVGDDFDSFLTDNIAEVTTTLTTIGLIG, from the coding sequence TTGCGATCTCACAGCCGGCCGAACACCACGGCCACCATCCCGACGCGACTGGGCACACGACTGCTGCGCACCGGCGTCGTTGCCCTCGCCGCCATCAGCCTCGCGGCCTGCTCGACCCCGGCGGCATCCGTCGGCACCGCAGAAGAACCGGCCGCAGAGGCCGTCAGCTTCGACTCGATCAGTGTCATCGCGCCGGCGGATCCCGGTGGTGGCTGGGATCAGACCGCCCGTGCCATCAGCCAGGTATTCACCGATGAGAAGCTGGTCGCCTCCGCACCCGTCACCAACATCGGCGGAGCGGGCGGAACAGTCGGCCTCGCCGCACTCGCCAACGAGAAGGATCCCGCAACGCTGATGGTCACCGGTCTCGTCATGGTGGGCGCCGTCGAGACCAACCAGTCCGCCTCGCGCATCGAGGACACCGTGCCGATCGCCAAGATGACCGAGGAGGCGCTCGTGCTCGTCGTTCCGGCATCATCTCCGTACAAGACGACATCCGACCTCGTTGACGCGATCATCAAGGACGGGGCAGGCGTTGCCGTCACGGGAGGCTCTGCAGGCGGCGCCGACCACATTCTGGCCGGAATGTTGCTCACCGAGGCGGGAATCCCGGCTGAGGACATCACGAGCAAGCTCAACTACATCGCCAACTCCGGCGGGGGCGAGGCCGTCACGATGCTGCTCGGCAACACCGTGCAGGCCGGCATCTCCGGCGTCGGCGAGTTCGTCGAGCAGATCAACGCCGGAGAGCTGCGCGCTCTCGCCGTCTCCTCACCGGAGCGCGTCGAGCTGCTGCCGGACACCGAGACGCTGATCGAGTCCGGCTACGACGTCGAGATGACCAACTGGCGTGGGCTCGTCGCCCCCGGCGGAATCAGCGACGAGGAGAAGGCAGCGCTCGTCGAGACCGTCACCGCCATGCACGGTTCAGCCGCGTGGGAGGCCGTGCTGGCCGAGAAGGGCTGGGCCGACGCATTCGTGGTCGGCGATGACTTCGACAGCTTCCTCACCGACAACATCGCCGAGGTCACCACGACCCTCACCACGATCGGGCTGATCGGCTAG
- a CDS encoding tripartite tricarboxylate transporter TctB family protein, protein MTDQTLVSPGGTSPGETPSRPIRPIGEYVFAAACAGVGLYTIIGAGFIRTPPGSANVLGPRVFPYLVGVLLFAAAIAVLVGVARGQRGDAEEGEDIDPTAPTDWLTVIKLSVFFLSQVVLIELIGWPFAVAVLFAGAAWALGAQRWWMGLLIGVGLGLTTQLVFGVWLGLSLPPGPLLEWIPIFHG, encoded by the coding sequence ATGACTGACCAGACCCTGGTTTCCCCCGGCGGCACGTCGCCGGGGGAAACCCCCTCCCGCCCGATCCGCCCGATCGGCGAGTACGTGTTCGCCGCGGCGTGTGCCGGTGTGGGCCTGTACACGATCATCGGCGCCGGCTTCATCCGCACACCGCCCGGCTCGGCCAATGTGCTCGGACCCCGGGTGTTTCCGTATCTCGTCGGTGTCTTGCTGTTCGCGGCGGCCATTGCCGTGCTCGTCGGGGTCGCCCGCGGACAGCGCGGCGACGCCGAGGAGGGCGAGGACATCGACCCGACTGCGCCGACCGACTGGCTCACCGTCATCAAGCTCAGTGTCTTCTTTCTCTCTCAGGTCGTACTCATCGAGCTGATCGGCTGGCCGTTCGCCGTCGCCGTGCTGTTCGCCGGTGCCGCGTGGGCGCTCGGCGCACAGCGCTGGTGGATGGGGCTGCTGATCGGCGTCGGCCTCGGCCTGACCACTCAACTCGTCTTCGGCGTCTGGCTCGGGCTCTCCCTGCCGCCCGGGCCCCTTCTGGAATGGATTCCGATCTTCCATGGATAG
- a CDS encoding helix-turn-helix domain-containing protein, with product MILVRQEIGDVLRDFRLQKGRTLRQVASKASVALGYLSEVERGQKEASSEILASVADALDTPISVIMREVGDRLAVLEGIEPIPDTVPDEFVANFDADMMVR from the coding sequence ATGATTCTTGTACGTCAAGAAATCGGCGATGTGCTCAGGGACTTCCGACTTCAGAAGGGTCGCACCCTCCGTCAGGTTGCGAGCAAGGCGAGTGTCGCCTTGGGCTACCTGAGTGAAGTGGAGCGCGGTCAGAAAGAAGCCTCAAGCGAGATCCTCGCTTCGGTTGCGGATGCCCTCGACACTCCGATTTCGGTCATCATGCGCGAGGTCGGCGATCGTCTCGCCGTTCTCGAGGGCATTGAGCCGATTCCCGACACGGTTCCCGACGAGTTCGTCGCGAACTTCGATGCAGACATGATGGTGCGCTGA